tgtgtgtgtgtgtgtgtgtgtgtgtgtgtgtgtgtgtgtgtgtgtgtgtcattgttattgttttaaaatttactctactactactactactactactactactactactactactactactactactactactactactacttatactactactactactactactactatttcagtGCCATCATCAGGGGCttcaggaaaacaaagaaaaagacatacAGGTGAGAATTCTGTTTATACAagtcctaacttaacctaacctaacctaacataacgtaacttaatctaaacctaacctaacctaacttaacctaagtaacttaacctaattttgcgtaacttaacctatcattaagttaacctaacctaatctaacgtaatgtagcataacataacataaactaactaacctaacctaacctaacatagcctaacctaacttgatcctaagctaacctcctcctcctcctcctcctcttcatccttatactcctctctctctctctctctctctcccttcttccctcccatccctccctctcactctccctcttcctttacaGATGACGAGCCTGACCACGCACACGtcttggggagaggagggagcggGGCACGGGCGCCTGGAGTGCGTAtagaaggtgagagggagagggagtaatGTGTGTAATGTTAATAAAAgactgaaaggaggaggaggtgtgtgtgtgtgtgtgtgtgtgtgtgtgtgtgtgtgtgtgtgtgtgtgtatgctcgtAGTGTCCCGCCTCTGTTTCTGTTATCATGTAATTTGTCCTTAATATTATATGAATCGTTTTTGCTTGACCACATCCTTGTTGAGAGGGTTCACGTGTTGACTACTCTGCGGGAACTGTTCTTTTTGATATCTCTTCTACAAATTTCTTTTTCTCAGCTTCTTTTCGTGTCCTCTAGTGACCTTTGCATCCCACGCATCACAATTTCGCTTCCGTCTAGCTTTTTCAGTCCTTCCATTAGTCTATATATCGCAATTaagtctcctctctcccttctttgttccaatcagaaggttatttttcttgtctttttatgtCTCATCTCTCAATGGTGGGATCGTCTTTGTTCCTGCTCTTTATCCTCTCCAGTTTCCTGATGTTTCTTTATTAAATAGACTTGGCGACCATACCacagctgcatattccagttttggacAGATCATCATTACAGTTGGTTCCctcatcatttcttcatccaaGCATACAAATGAAATTCTTATATTCCTTAGCAGATTCATTGCTTCCCCAACAATCTTGCTAATATGTTCGTCAGCTGTTAATGTGTCCGTTACTGTCATCACAAGGTCTTTTTCTTAGTTCTTTTTCCAATAGAGTCATTTCCCAGCTTGTAAACACCACATGGCCATTTTCCTACTCTTCCCAAATTCCATTAAGCTACATTTCTTTGCGTTAAGATTAATTTTCCATTTACAGCTCCATTTTTCAGTCTGGTTCAAATCTTGTAGAGCTTTCtgatcttcctcctttctatttttttcttcattaatttattatcatgaACAAATAAACCCATATAGCTGTTGACCCCTTCTGCCATACCAGTAATGTACGCACTGAACATAATTGAACCAAAAGAACCTCACTTTCTctcggtctgtgtgtgtgtatgtgtgtgtgtgtgtgtgtgtgtgtgtgtgtgtgtgtgtgtgtgtgtgtgtgtgtgtgtgtgtgtgtgtgtgtgtgtgtgtgtgtgtgtgtgtgctgggattGTAACTAGAAttgttcataataataatagtaatgatgataataataataataataataataataataataataataataataattctctctctctctctctctctctctctctctctctctctctctctctctctctctctctctctgtctctctccgctgctaccaccaccaccaccaccaccacagacagcAATTACTGGTACCCGAAGATGCAGCAAGAGTTAAAAGACCAACTGGCCAAGTCTCCCCTTAAAAAGCAGGCGAAGaacatcattttctttctcggtGACGGCACTTCCATCAGCACACTGACGGCGGCGAGGCTGCACAAGGGCTACAAAACAGGCCGCTACGAACATGAAGTGATGGCATACGAGAAATTCCCTTACTCTACTCTCATCAAGGTTAGTTAATCTGCGTGTCTGACGGGCTTCTTACCGAGGAATGACCGTTTTCTTTGAATATTTCATGGGGAACTTAAGTaatattgcattattattattattattattattattattattattattattattattattattattattattattattatcattattattatgaacaaTTCTAGTTACAATCCCAACACACacaggccttatccgtccatgtatggagtatgcttcacatgtctggggggattccactcatactgctcttctatacagggtggaatcaaaagcttttcgtctcatcaactcctctcctctaactgagtgtcttcagcctctctctcatcgccgcagtgttgcatctctagctgtcttctaccgctattttcatgctaactgctcttctgatcttgctaactgcatgcctctccttctcccgcggcctcgctgcacaacactttcttctttctctcacccctattctgtccacctctctaatgcaagagttaaccagtattctcattcatacatccctttctctggtaaactctggaactccctgcctgcttctgtatttccaccttcctatgacttgaactctttcaggagggaagctgcaaaacaTTTGTCAAACcaagccaaaccaaaccaaacctaacgacCTTActttcacgcacacacacacacacagacatacagcgCCGACAAGATGGTGACAGACTCCGCCGCTAGCGCCACCGCCTACCTGAATGGCGTGAAGGGGAACCAGGCTACGATAGGCGTGGATGCGAGGGTTCTTCTCTATGACTGCGACGCGATGAACAGGCCAGAATACCATACCACCTCTATACTGACAGATTTCCAGGTAAAATAAGGAGTTTCAGAAATTGATATGAATTTTTAcgatcaccactaccactactgccactactacaactactactactactactatctctattgctactaccactacagaacGCTGGGAAGTCTACAGGCATCGTAACTACAACCAGGGTGACCCACGCCTCTCCTGCCGGAACTTATGCACACACAGCTGAAAGGTACGGTAATTGCCAACGTTCAGAGGTACGATAGTTTTTAATATACTGATTTAAACTGACAATACACcccaaataataaaaaaaaaggcaataaagaAGAACGGCTAACAGTTTACTACTTAAtttttcgtacacacacacacacacacacacgcacgcacacagctGAAAGGTACGGTAAGTGCCAATACTCAGAGGTACGATCGTGATCGTACCTCTGAGTATTGGCTAACGTACCTCGCTAACGtgatctaaccttacctaaaaccaacctaacctaacctaacctaacccaacctaacctaactcaatctaaccttacctaactcaacctaacgtgacctaactcaacctaacgtgacctaaccttacctaaaaccaatttaacctaacctaacgtaacctaaccaaactgaaCCCaatctaactcaacctaacctacatTTTACAGACACTGGGAGAATGATGATGACATTAACGATGAGGATGGTGATTCTGATGACTGTGACGACATAGCAGAACAACTAGTGCTGGGAAATACAGGCTCCAAAATTaaggttagtagtagtaatagtagtctctctctctctctctctctctctctctctctcttttacaaccAGTACGatatgttttccttgtttttcttctgcaGGTTATCTTGGGCGGCGGGAGGAAAAAGTTCACTCCTAAGGGCGTGGATGACCCAGAGGAAGGGGACGGAGGGCGCAGGGATGACGGGAAGGATCTCATACAGACATGGATCAACCATAAGCGAGCCCTGGGGAATGCATCCTACGTCTGGCACCGCTCGGAACTCATGAGCCTGGACACTGACAACACTGACTACCTTATGGGTGAGTTATCGTAGCTGCAAGTGGTGATTATCGTACGTggttgcttttttattttgatgatttttaaacgttttttttattgttattattatttatttaaagctttttcttttattgagtAAATTCATAAACAATGACTCTGATGGGTGAACTATCGTACTTGCAAGTGGTGATTACCGTACGTAGCTATTTCATCATACACATTTTTATATTTAGGGATGTGgattatttatcatttcttaAACACTGACTCTCGTGGGTGGGCTGTCGTACATGGAAGTGGTGATTACCGTACTTTATGAGAGACTTAAATGTAGAATTCTttatctattatcattattatttatttatgattatcttttttatagAGTAAATTCATAAACACCGGTtcgtaccagagagagagagagagagagagagagagagagagagagagagagagagagagtgtgaagaGAAAACTAcccttccctaacctaacctaaccttactaacCCCACTGCCCAGGCCTGTTTGACTGGAGCCACATGTCCTATGCAGTGGATGAAGACTCGTCCAACCCCAGCCTGGAGGAAATGACCAGGACAGCCATACAGATCCTGAGTCGTGACCCTAGTGGCTTCTTCCTGTTCGTTGAAGGTGACTCAAGGGacagtattttgaaacacttccatGCCGCACATCCACTACATTCAGAAGTCTTTATTTGAAGCTATAcagggtttttaaggatgttttttttttacgattgtGATGACAGATTAACTAGATTTCTACAATACTGACAGGACAATCACTATTTTAAGGTTCATAGTTGAAATGTCACGGGTTCTTAAGGACGTTTTTATGGATCTATTGAAAACTAACAAGATTCCTagactattaacaggagaaacactctagaGAACCtgactgtggcctttgaaaacagtcctggcAAGAGAGcggagcgtttcagaatacgattTTTCATCCTGAGATTCTTAATTGTGCACGTGTTCCTTTGTACAGGGTGTGCCGTGGAGAATGCCAGACACTTACTGAAAAAGAAAGACCAGATCATTCTAAATATGATTCTATGGTCAAAT
This window of the Scylla paramamosain isolate STU-SP2022 chromosome 49, ASM3559412v1, whole genome shotgun sequence genome carries:
- the LOC135095560 gene encoding alkaline phosphatase, tissue-nonspecific isozyme-like, giving the protein MAVTTTATTATALSKLLLLLLLVFLLLQSVTEARVPSSGASGKQRKRHTDDEPDHAHVLGRGGSGARAPGVRIEDSNYWYPKMQQELKDQLAKSPLKKQAKNIIFFLGDGTSISTLTAARLHKGYKTGRYEHEVMAYEKFPYSTLIKTYSADKMVTDSAASATAYLNGVKGNQATIGVDARVLLYDCDAMNRPEYHTTSILTDFQNAGKSTGIVTTTRVTHASPAGTYAHTAERHWENDDDINDEDGDSDDCDDIAEQLVLGNTGSKIKVILGGGRKKFTPKGVDDPEEGDGGRRDDGKDLIQTWINHKRALGNASYVWHRSELMSLDTDNTDYLMGLFDWSHMSYAVDEDSSNPSLEEMTRTAIQILSRDPSGFFLFVEGGLIDRAHHLNEYRSAVEEALEFEKAIEAAVSLTDPEETLIIMTADHSQPLVINGYQDRRSDVLDIADYSDVDGLPYTTLLYTNGPGYRGEVDGSRPDPSEEDISDPHYLGDSAVPMISSNHGGEEVILYASGPHAHLFTGIHENAFIPHALRYAACVGKGIHFCDTKEEEDEEEVEVEEEEEEEEEALIEAEDQEEESQEEEEEGEGKMAEDKKRRRKMRRKMRRGERRRRRRMEEEEEEKEE